TTTGTTATGTCGGCATCACCCGCGCGAAGGAACGCTTGTTCCTCTCCCATGCCAGTGAGCGACGTCTCTGGGGTGGCATGCGGGAAGCGGCCGTGCCTTCGGTGTTCCTTTCCGAGCTCCCGGAGGCTTTGATTCAGGGAGACATCCCGCAGACCGGTGGTGCGGCGCTCCGGCGTGAACGTCGTCTGGACCGACTCACGCGTGTGGACCGTGACAAGCCCTCATCGGCCCCGGCCAATGCCGTGCGTCGCCGTCAGGCTGGGCCTGCCCCCGGCCGCAGTTGGCAGATCGGCGATCAGGTCATCCACGCCAGCTTCGGGGTTGGTGAAATCACCCACACCTTCGGCAGCGGTGAGAAGGTGTCGATCGCGGTGAAGTTCGCCGGTATGGGGCCAAAAATTCTTGACCCGAGGCTGGCGCCGATCGAACCCCTGGCCAGCGCTGATGGATGACTCATGTTCAGCGCCTAATCTCGACCGCAATCAACGAAGGCCCGTGCCGACTGTCTGCCAGCCGATCCCCATTTTTATCGGCTACGACCCTCGGGAGCGGGCTGCCACCAATGTTCTGATCGACAGCCTCTACCAGAACAGCAGTGTTCCTCTGGCGATCACCCCCCTTGTCACTCCGCAGCTGGAGGCCCAAGGTCTGTTCAAGCGCGAGCGTGATCCGAAACAGAGCACAGCGTTTTCATTCACGCGGTTTTTAGTGCCCCATCTGATGGGCTACCAGGGCTGGGCGCTGTTCATGGATTGCGACATGCTTTGCCGGGCTGATATCAAGGATCTCTGGGATCAACGTGATGACGCCTACGGCGCCATGTGCGTCCAGCACGAGCATGTGCCCGGAGAGACCGTGAAATTTCTCGGTGAGGTGCAGAGCGCCTACCCCAAGAAGAATTGGAGTTCCCTGATGCTGCTCAACTGCAGCCGCTGCACCAAGCTCACGCCCGATTACGTCAACACGGCGACGGGGCTGGAGCTGCACCGCTTTCATTGGCTGGACGGTGATCATGAAATCGGTGCGATCATGGGCGGTTGGAATCACCTGGTTGATGTCCAGGCTCCACCCGAGCCGTTGGATGCCTCGCCGATGCTGCACTGGACCCTCGGTGGTCCGTGGTTTCGCGAACAGCGCACCATGGGTGGGCCGTTGGCCGCGGAGTGGTTCAGCGCCCGGGATGACGCGATGAAGCTCTGGGATTGATGGCCATCAAACGATCCGTCGTCGCGGTTCCTGCCCGCTTGCAGTCGTCCCGTTTGCCGAACAAGGTGTTGGCTGATATTGGCGGAAAGCCAATGATCCAGCGGGTTCTGGAGCGGTGCCGTGAGGCCAGCAGGGTCGCGGCTGTGGTGCTCTGCACGGACAGTCCACAACTGCAGTCCCTCGCCAAGGGCTGGGGATTTCCCGTGCTGATGACGGCCGAGTCCTGCAGCTCGGGGAGCGAACGCATCGCCTCCGTTGCTGATGACCTCATGGCCTTGGCCTGGGGAGACAGCCCGGTGGTCGCGGACCAAACCGCCATCATCAATGTGCAGGGGGATCAGCCCTTCATTGATCCTGCTGTGATCGATGCCATGGCGGCCGAGTTCCTGCGGCTTGATCCAGTGCCTGCCGTGGTTACTCCGGTGTATGCGCTGAAGCCGGAAACCGTTCACAACCCCAATGTGGTGAAGACCCTGCTGGCCCATGACGGTCGCGCCTTGTACTTCTCCCGCTCCGCCATCCCCCATGTTCGGGATGTGGACGCGGCTGATTGGCACAAGCACACCACCTACTGGGGGCATGTGGGCATGTACGGCTTCCGGGGTGATGTGCTGGCTGGCTGGGACGAGCTGCCCGCTTCACCACTTGAAGATTTGGAACGTCTGGAGCAGCTGCGCCTGATTGAAGCTGGTCTCACCATCGCCACGTTCCCGGTGCAAGGCACATCACTGTCGGTGGACACCGCCGAACAGCTGGAGGAGGCCCGGACTCTGGCCTGACTGGCGGTCGGAATCACCAACCATCAATAGCTTGAGGTTTGTGCCCACACCTCCCGCGGGGGTGGATGTGTCGTGTCTGAGCTCAAATGTCCATTCAGTGGCCATACCGGTGCCGTCACTCCAGCGGCCCACACGGGCCATCGGCAATGGTGGCCCAATCAGATTGATCTCGGCCTGCTGCATCAGCACCATCCAGCCTCCAATCCCCTAGGGGATGCCTTCGACTATCCCGCCGCCTTCGGCGGCCTGGATCTGGAGGCGTTGAAGGCGGATCTGGCGGAGCTGATGACCGACTCCCAGGACTGGTGGCCAGCGGATTGGGGCCATTACGGCGGTCTGTTCATCCGTCTGGCCTGGCATAGCGCCGGCACGTACCGCAGCGCCGACGGTCGTGGTGGTGCCGGTCATGGCAATCAGCGTTTTGCCCCTCTCAACAGCTGGCCCGACAACACCAATCTCGACAAGGCCAGGCGGCTGCTTTGGCCGCTGAAACGCAAGTACGGCAATGCCATTTCCTGGGCGGATCTGATCATCCTCAGCGGCAATGTGGCCTTGGAATCGATGGGGTTCCGCACCTTCGGTTTCGCCGGGGGCCGTACCGACATCTGGCAGCCCGAAGAGGATGTGTTCTGGGGCGAGGAAACCGAGTGGCTGGCGGATGAACGCCACAACACTGAGGCGGGGCTGGATCAGCCGCTGGCGGCTGTTGAGATGGGGCTGATTTACGTCAACCCCGAGGGTCCCCACGGTCATCCGGATCCTGTGGCTTCCGGTCCTGAAGTGCGCGACACCTTCGCTCGGATGGGGATGACGGTCGACGAGACCGTCGCCCTTGTGGCGGGTGGTCACACCTTCGGCAAATGCCACGGTGCTGCTCCGGCATCCCACCTGGAGGCGGAACCGGAGGGGGCCGCATTGCATCAGCAGGGCCTGGGCTGGCACAACCGCTTCGAGAGCGGCAAAGGGGAACACACCATCACCAGCGGCATTGAAGGGGCATGGAAACCCCACCCCACCCGTTGGGACCAGGGCTACTTCGAGATGATGTTCACCTACGACTGGGAGCTCACCAAGAGCCCGGCCGGCGCCTGGCAGTGGGTGGCCAAGGATGTGAAGCCGGAGCACAGGGTCCCCGATGCCCACGTCCCTGGCCGGTCGTCCGCGCCAATCATGACCACGGCTGACCTGTCGTTGCGGCACGACCCGGTGATGGAGCCTGTGGCGCGCCGCTTTCATCAGGATCAGGACGCCTTCGCTGATGCCTTCGCCCGGGCCTGGTTCAAGCTCACCCATCGGGACTTGGGCCCCCGGGCTCTCTATCTCGGCCCGGATGTTCCCCAGGAGGTGCAGATCTGGCAGGACCCAGTGCCCGCTCAGGATCATCCGCTGATTGGTGAGTCCGAGATCCAGGCCCTGAAGCAGCGGGTTCTGGCCAGCGGCTGCAGCATCGGGGCTCTGGTGGGCACGGCCTGGGGTTCGGCATCAACGTTCCGTGGCTCCGATCGTCGCGGTGGTGCCAATGGTGGTCGGATTCGCCTTCAGCCCCAGAACACTTGGGAGGTCAATGACCCAGAGCAGCTGCGAACAGTGCTGCAGGCGCTGGAGGCGGTGCAGCAGCAGTTCAACGCTGAGGCTCCCGGTGGCCAGCAGGTTGCGATGGCCGATTTGATCGTTCTGGCTGGGTGTGCGGCTGTGGAACAGGCGGCCGCTGCTGGTGGTTACAGCCTGACGGTGCCGTTTATGCCCGGCCGGACGGATGCATCCTCGGATCAGACCGACACCGCATCATTCAATGTGCTCAAGCCGATCGCCGATGGCTTCCGCAACTGGATGCGCAGCGGGCTGCCGTTGCGTGCGGAGGAGTGTCTGGTGGATCGCTCCCAACTTCTGGGGCTTAGTGCCCCGGAGATGACGGTGCTGCTCGCTGGTTTACGGGTGCTGGGTGCCAACACTGGCGGTAACCGTCAGGGGGTCTTCACCGACCGCGTCGGTGTGTTGAGCAACGACTTCTGCGTGAATCTGCTCGATATGTCGACCCGCTGGACTCCCACCACTGAGGCGATGGACGCTTATATCGGTCGGGATGCCCAGGGTTCCGAGCGCTGGACGGCAAGCCGTGTTGATCTGGTGTTTGGTTCCAACAGCCAGCTGCGGGCCATTGTTGAGGTCTATGCCCAGGAGGATGGCGCCAGCCGTTTTGTTGCCGACTTTGTTCAGGCCTGGGTGAAGGTGATGAACCTCGATCGCTTCGATTTGCGCTGAGTCATCGGTCCCCTCAATCGTTGCGGTCTTTCCAGCCGTCACGGCGCAGGCCTTTCCAGCGTCCACGCACTTGAAGAATGCGCTCCGCCAGTTCACGGACGGCCCCATGGCCGCCCCGGCGGCGGAGCACCGCATCGGCACCCCGGCGGACGGGTCGGCAGGCGTCGGCGGGGGCGAACAACAGCCCGACAACAGGCCGAACGGCCAGGTCGTTGAGGTCATCCCCAACGAAGGCTGTCTGGTCTTCGCGCACCCCCAGCTGGTTCTGCAGGGACGTGAGGGCGGTTGGCTTGTCTTTGATGCCCACAAGGCAATGGCTGATGCCCAGTTGTCGGGCTCGCACCTCCGTCGCTCCCCCTTGCCCACCACTGAGGAAGGCGATCTCAAGACCAGCCTGCAGCAGCAGGCGGATGCCGAGTCCATCGCGCACATCAAAGCGCTTGCTCAATTGCCCTTCGGCATCGAACCAAAGGCCGCCGTCGGTGAGAACACCATCCACATCCAACACGAGCAGCTGAACCGATCCCAATCGGCGCCGCAGCAACCACCAGCGCAGACGGTTCACGCGAGTCCCGCCTGCACCAGATCATGCAGGCGCAGCAGACCCATCAGTTGGTGTTCTTGATTGACCACCGGCAGCACCGAGATGGGTTTACGCCGGTTGTGCTCCATCTGCTCCAAGGCCTTCACGACCAGGACATCGGCCTTCACGGTGATCGGATCCGCGGTCATCAGGTCCTTTGCCGTCAGATGGGTCCATGTTTCAGGACTGTGATCCTGCAGCGCTCGGCGCAGGTCGCCATCCGTGAGGATGCCGAGCAGGCCTCCGGGGCTGTCCGGGTTCTCGACCCATCCACTGCCGATCCCATCGCGTGTCAGGCCGCCGATCACCTCGGGCAAGGGGGTGTGGGACTGGAGAGGATGCAATTGGCTCGCAGGCACCATCAGGTCGGCAGCCGTCAACGTCAGTTGTTTGCCAAGGGATCCGGCGGGGTGATTCAGCGCGAAGTCAGCCGGTGAGATGCCCCGTCGTTCCATCCACACCGCAGCCAGGGCATCACCGATGGCCATGGCCACGGCTGTGCTCGCGGTGGGGGCCAGGTTCAAGGGACACACCTCACGGTCCACGCCGGCTTCCAGCACGACATCACTGCCTCTGGCTAGCGAGGAGTCGGCGCGTCCAACGATCGCGATCCTGCCGGTACCGCGCCGTTTGAGATGGGGGAGCACCTCAATCAGCTCGCTGGTCTCGCCACTGTTGGAGAGAAGCAGGCAGACGTCCTCAGCGGCCACAACACCCAGATCGCCATGCAGCGCGTCGGTGGGATTCAGAAAGAGGGCCATGAGCCCGATTGAGGAGAACGTGGCCGCGATTTTGCGAGCCACAATGCCGCTTTTACCTACACCGGTGATCACCAGCTTCGCCTTGCGATCTGCACAGCGCTCCAGCAGGGCGAGGGCTGCTTCTACCTGGTCGCTGTTCAACCGTTCTGCGGCAGTGGCAATCGCCGAGGCTTCCTCCTGAAGGCAGCGGGTGAGAGCGGACAAGGACGAGATCCGTGATGATCGGCCCATTGTCCTGCACGCCCCGTGATGGAACTGCCCGGTGTGCCGACTTCGCTGCTGGAGGAGTTGCGGGAGGCGGCGGTCTCCATCGGTGTGTCTCGTTTGGCTCTGGTGGGTGGTGTTGTTCGTGATCAGCTGCTCCATCAACGCTTCGGCCATCCCTGGACCGGCGTCCCAGATCTGGATTGGGTGGTGGAGGGAGATGCGGTTGCTTTGGCGGCTGAGCTGGTCCGACGTTGCGGCTCAGACCGGCTGAAGGCCCTGCAGGAGTACGGAGCCTTCGGCACCGTGTCTCTCCAGCTGGATGGCACGCCCCTTGATCTCGCCACGGCCCGGCAGGAGCATTACCCGGCACCGGCAGAAAACCCCGTCGTGCAGGCCGGAACGCTGACTGCTGATCTGGTGCGACGTGATTTCACGATCAATGCCATGGCCATGGAGCTGGTGGCTGGTGAGCTGATCGATCTCCACGATGGCCAGGAGGATCTGGCATCAGGCCAGTTGCGTTTTCTGCATCGGTGCAGCGTTCAGGACGATCCCACCAGGGTGTTCCGTGCCGCCCGATACGCCGCGAGGTTGGAGTTCCAGCTGGCAGAGGAGAGCCGAGAGCAAATTCGCAGCACCGTTGAGCAGTGGCCCTGGGCCTGGCGCCAGGACGACCCTGCGCCGGCGGCACCGCCCGCCCTCTCGACGCGTTTGCGGATGGAATTGGATCGTTTGCTGGAGCGGGAACCCTGGCGTCAAGCGCTGGATCTGCTGGAGCAGTGGCAGGCGCTCCCCTTGTTGGATCGACAGCTCCAGAACGATCGACAGCGCACCAAGCGGCTGCGCTGGGCGCGCCGCCTCGGCCTGCCATTGATGCCTGTCTTGCTGATGGGGGCAGCTGATCCCGTCGCCGTAGCCCAGCGGTTGCAGATCCCTGGCCGTCAGCAGCAATGGTTGCAGCAATGTGCAGAGCTTCTGCACTGGTTGGATGTTGACCCGTTGCCCTTATCAGCGGGCCCGTCGGTTTGGTCCGCTGCTCTGGAACAGCACAACTGGCAGCCGGAAGCGGTGGCGCTGGCTGTGACACTGCGGCCGAGGCCATGGAAACCCCTCCTGCGTTGGTGGGGACGCTGGCGCATGATTCAGGCGCCCCAGACGGCGCGCGACCTGATCGACATGGGTTGGCAGCCCGGGCCGGCCCTGGGTGAGGAGTTGCGCAGGCAGCGCAGCGCAGCGCAGGATCAAAGCCGATGAAACGGAATTGGCTGCTGCTGGTGGCGGCTCTTTGCCTGGCCTTTGGTCTCCGGGTCTTGTCCCTGATCGATGCCACGGCGCTCTGGAGCGATGAGTTGTACAGCGTCGGCAAGAGTTTCCAGCCCAGCTTCATCAGCCTGTTGGCCATGCTGAGGGAGGACACCCATCCCCCGGCTTACTACGGCCTGCTCTGGCTGTGGGGGCATCTGGTTGGCCAGAGCCCGGTCAGTCTTCGCTTGCTGTCTTGGCTCGCCTATCTGGCCGGTGGCCTGGTGATGGTTCGACAGGCGATGGCCCTCGGGGGGGTGCGTCTCAGGGTGGCGGCCATTGCAGCGCTGCTGGCCTTCTGCAGCCCTTACCCGATCCGATTCGCGATCGAGGGCAAGAGTTATGCGGTGCTGGTGCTGTTGGTGGCCTTGGCCTGGTGGTGGCGCCGGTCGGCCCATCCCATCGCCTACGGCGCCGTGGCGGGACTCGCCAGCCTGACGCACTTTTATGGATTATTCGTGGTGCTGGCGGCCGCGGCTTGGGATGGTTGGCAGCGTCGCTGGACCATCGCCGTCGCTGCCCTGATCGGCGCCCTTCCCGCTTTGGCCTGGATGGCCTACGCGGCCGGCTACCTGTTCAGCACCCGGGCCGGAAGCTGGATCGGTGCGCCGGATTACGCCTTGTTCGAGGAGATCCTGGCCCGTGGCCTCGGGCTCTGGCCGCTTCCCAAGTTGGTCCTGATTCTGCTGTTGCTGGTGGTTCTCCGGCGCTGGGGAGGTCTGGGGCCTCTGCGTTGGCCAGAGCGGGATTTGCTCGATCGAAGCGGTCTGATTCCGTCTCTGCTGATGGTGGTTGGTGTTGTTGTCGTGTCGTTCGTGAAGCCGATGGCCTTCAGCCGCTACTTCGTTGTGTTGTTGCCTTCAGTTGTCCCGGTCCTGGCAGTGTTGATCAGCCGTCTTGAGCTCAACCGCTTCGGGCGTAGCTGCGGTCTGATTGTGCTGGTGCTGTTGATGGCCAGCTGGTGGGGGCCAGGATTCAGCGAGCTCGATGCCGGCGTCGGTGGTGTGAGGGAACAGGACCAGTTCCGTCTGATCAGCCAGCGCACCAGCGGGCTGGAGGAGCGTTACAGCCCCCGGCCGCGGCTGTTCAACCTCAGCGACCGCATGGAAGCGGCGATGGGGCGGGTTCCCTTGCCGTCATCGCCATGGGGCGGAAGGGATGCTCTGGAACAACAACTGGAGGCGCGGGATCAGCCGAAGCAGCTCTGGCTGGCCAGCAGCGGCCCACCGCCGGCGATGGACCGCAAGCTCAAACCATTGCAAGAACTGGTTGAGCAGGCGGGTTTTCGCTGTGAACCACGAGCGAATGACCTCACCCATGCGCGGCTGTTGCGCTGCCGATCTGAATCCACGGGCCGTTCTGAATAAGCCGTTCCGCGGCCGCGCTGGTGCAGGCCAGCAGCAGGGGGCCGCAGGTCTGCGGGTCCACCAGGAGCTCCAGCAGGGACGCTGAGGGAGGCTGGTTCAGTTGAACAGGGCCATCCAGCCACCGCCAGGCTGCTCGGTTGGAGGGTGACAGCGTGCTGGAGACGCCGCGGTCGAACAGGTCGAACACACCCGGGTAGGCCGGGATGGCAGGACCATCCAGCTGGATCGCGAGTC
The Synechococcus sp. PROS-U-1 DNA segment above includes these coding regions:
- a CDS encoding CCA tRNA nucleotidyltransferase, with translation MELPGVPTSLLEELREAAVSIGVSRLALVGGVVRDQLLHQRFGHPWTGVPDLDWVVEGDAVALAAELVRRCGSDRLKALQEYGAFGTVSLQLDGTPLDLATARQEHYPAPAENPVVQAGTLTADLVRRDFTINAMAMELVAGELIDLHDGQEDLASGQLRFLHRCSVQDDPTRVFRAARYAARLEFQLAEESREQIRSTVEQWPWAWRQDDPAPAAPPALSTRLRMELDRLLEREPWRQALDLLEQWQALPLLDRQLQNDRQRTKRLRWARRLGLPLMPVLLMGAADPVAVAQRLQIPGRQQQWLQQCAELLHWLDVDPLPLSAGPSVWSAALEQHNWQPEAVALAVTLRPRPWKPLLRWWGRWRMIQAPQTARDLIDMGWQPGPALGEELRRQRSAAQDQSR
- the katG gene encoding catalase/peroxidase HPI, with protein sequence MSELKCPFSGHTGAVTPAAHTGHRQWWPNQIDLGLLHQHHPASNPLGDAFDYPAAFGGLDLEALKADLAELMTDSQDWWPADWGHYGGLFIRLAWHSAGTYRSADGRGGAGHGNQRFAPLNSWPDNTNLDKARRLLWPLKRKYGNAISWADLIILSGNVALESMGFRTFGFAGGRTDIWQPEEDVFWGEETEWLADERHNTEAGLDQPLAAVEMGLIYVNPEGPHGHPDPVASGPEVRDTFARMGMTVDETVALVAGGHTFGKCHGAAPASHLEAEPEGAALHQQGLGWHNRFESGKGEHTITSGIEGAWKPHPTRWDQGYFEMMFTYDWELTKSPAGAWQWVAKDVKPEHRVPDAHVPGRSSAPIMTTADLSLRHDPVMEPVARRFHQDQDAFADAFARAWFKLTHRDLGPRALYLGPDVPQEVQIWQDPVPAQDHPLIGESEIQALKQRVLASGCSIGALVGTAWGSASTFRGSDRRGGANGGRIRLQPQNTWEVNDPEQLRTVLQALEAVQQQFNAEAPGGQQVAMADLIVLAGCAAVEQAAAAGGYSLTVPFMPGRTDASSDQTDTASFNVLKPIADGFRNWMRSGLPLRAEECLVDRSQLLGLSAPEMTVLLAGLRVLGANTGGNRQGVFTDRVGVLSNDFCVNLLDMSTRWTPTTEAMDAYIGRDAQGSERWTASRVDLVFGSNSQLRAIVEVYAQEDGASRFVADFVQAWVKVMNLDRFDLR
- a CDS encoding SIS domain-containing protein, which codes for MGRSSRISSLSALTRCLQEEASAIATAAERLNSDQVEAALALLERCADRKAKLVITGVGKSGIVARKIAATFSSIGLMALFLNPTDALHGDLGVVAAEDVCLLLSNSGETSELIEVLPHLKRRGTGRIAIVGRADSSLARGSDVVLEAGVDREVCPLNLAPTASTAVAMAIGDALAAVWMERRGISPADFALNHPAGSLGKQLTLTAADLMVPASQLHPLQSHTPLPEVIGGLTRDGIGSGWVENPDSPGGLLGILTDGDLRRALQDHSPETWTHLTAKDLMTADPITVKADVLVVKALEQMEHNRRKPISVLPVVNQEHQLMGLLRLHDLVQAGLA
- a CDS encoding HAD family hydrolase; its protein translation is MNRLRWWLLRRRLGSVQLLVLDVDGVLTDGGLWFDAEGQLSKRFDVRDGLGIRLLLQAGLEIAFLSGGQGGATEVRARQLGISHCLVGIKDKPTALTSLQNQLGVREDQTAFVGDDLNDLAVRPVVGLLFAPADACRPVRRGADAVLRRRGGHGAVRELAERILQVRGRWKGLRRDGWKDRND
- the kdsB gene encoding 3-deoxy-manno-octulosonate cytidylyltransferase — encoded protein: MAIKRSVVAVPARLQSSRLPNKVLADIGGKPMIQRVLERCREASRVAAVVLCTDSPQLQSLAKGWGFPVLMTAESCSSGSERIASVADDLMALAWGDSPVVADQTAIINVQGDQPFIDPAVIDAMAAEFLRLDPVPAVVTPVYALKPETVHNPNVVKTLLAHDGRALYFSRSAIPHVRDVDAADWHKHTTYWGHVGMYGFRGDVLAGWDELPASPLEDLERLEQLRLIEAGLTIATFPVQGTSLSVDTAEQLEEARTLA